From the genome of Bicyclus anynana chromosome 20, ilBicAnyn1.1, whole genome shotgun sequence, one region includes:
- the LOC112058027 gene encoding uncharacterized protein LOC112058027 has protein sequence MYRITIVVLAAVAIVAAKPGYGTGGSLGGYSDDSDFDSGSKGGIGSQSGFSGQSGVGSQGGFGSQGGFGSQSGLSSQGGFGSQGGFGSQGGFGSQGGFGSQGGFGSQSGFGSQGTLDGLSGFGSQGGFNGQGSQGFGSQGNLGGFRGQGSQGGFGGQSGFSGQGSSGGFRGQGSLGGFGSEGGFRDRGFGSEGGFGGFRGRGQGGFRRQDGFRDGGFRRGFGSGRGFRRDFEDSDEFSD, from the exons atgtacagaattacG ataGTCGTATTAGCTGCAGTAGCTATTGTTGCAGCTAAGCCAG GATATGGGACTGGTGGTAGCTTGGGCGGATACAGCGACGATTCTGACTTCGACAGCGGTAGCAAAGGAGGAATTGGTAGCCAAAGTGGATTCAGTGGTCAAAGCGGAGTTGGTAGCCAAGGTGGATTTGGTAGCCAAGGCGGATTTGGTAGCCAAAGTGGATTGAGTAGTCAAGGAGGATTCGGTAGTCAAGGAGGATTCGGTAGTCAAGGAGGGTTCGGTAGTCAAGGAGGATTCGGTAGTCAAGGAGGATTCGGTAGCCAAAGTGGATTCGGTAGTCAAGGTACCTTAGATGGATTATCCGGATTCGGTAGCCAAGGTGGATTCAACGGTCAAGGTAGTCAAGGATTCGGTAGTCAAGGCAACCTAGGTGGATTCCGTGGTCAAGGGAGCCAAGGAGGATTTGGTGGCCAAAGCGGATTTAGTGGTCAAGGAAGTTCGGGCGGATTTCGAGGTCAAGGTAGTTTGGGTGGTTTCGGAAGCGAAGGCGGATTCCGTGATCGAGGATTTGGAAGCGAAGGAGGTTTTGGCGGATTCCGTGGACGAGGCCAAGGAGGATTCAGAAGACAGGATGGATTCAGAGACGGTGGATTCAGAAGGGGATTTGGTAGTGGACGCGGATTTCGCCGCGATTTCGAAGATTCCGATGAATTTAGCGATTAA
- the LOC112058028 gene encoding spidroin-1-like, translating to MYKFTILVLALIAVAAAKPGYGSGGGGSQSGFGQGGHGSHGSHGGFGGQGSQEGFGGEDGEEWEGEGNQGQSQGGWGQGNKGGQSGNQGFGQGGWGGQGQNQQGFGGQGGNRGQGGWGGQGQNQQGFGGQGGNQGQGGWGGQGQNQQGFGGQGGNQGQGGWGGQGQNQGGFGSQGGQTDEFDE from the exons ATGTACAAGTTTACg ATTTTGGTGTTAGCTTTAATTGCCGTCGCGGCGGCCAAGCCAG gTTACGGGAGCGGCGGCGGCGGTAGCCAAAGCGGATTTG GACAGGGCGGACATGGCAGCCACGGTAGTCATGGCGGATTTGGCGGCCAAGGTAGCCAAGAAGGATTTGGCGGAGAAGATGGTGAAGAATGGGAAGGAGAAGGTAATCAAGGACAAAGCCAAGGTGGATGGGGACAGGGAAACAAAGGCGGACAAAGTGGTAATCAAGGTTTTGGCCAGGGTGGTTGGGGAGGACAGGGGCAAAACCAACAAGGATTTGGCGGACAAGGAGGTAATCGAGGTCAGGGTGGATGGGGAGGACAAGGTCAAAACCAACAAGGATTCGGCGGACAAGGAGGTAATCAAGGCCAGGGTGGTTGGGGAGGACAAGGTCAAAACCAACAAGGATTCGGCGGACAAGGAGGTAATCAAGGTCAGGGTGGTTGGGGAGGACAAGGTCAAAACCAAGGAGGATTTGGAAGCCAAGGTGGACAGACAGATGAATTCGATGaatag